Proteins from a single region of Palaemon carinicauda isolate YSFRI2023 chromosome 1, ASM3689809v2, whole genome shotgun sequence:
- the LOC137624353 gene encoding piggyBac transposable element-derived protein 2-like, whose amino-acid sequence MILFEKLPSHIKDIPVRFYYDNYFTSLPLVNHLREINYGATGTIRDSRIPKTCPINSTNEMKKVPRGDTDVVVDNIHKILLERWKDNAVVSVISNISPVYPLESVSRWSAKDKKKISVSSPYLIGDYNRHMGGTGRMDQNINCYRISIRMKKWWWPLFSWVIDAMIQNCWLLHRVDESNLQ is encoded by the coding sequence ATGATTTTATTCGAAAAACTACCAAGTCATATCAAAGATATACCAGTGAGGTTTTACTACGACAACTACTTCACAAGTTTACCTTTAGTAAATCACCTACGAGAGATAAACTATGGAGCAACTGGAACAATACGGGACAGCAGAATTCCGAAGACTTGTCCTATAAACTCCACAAACGAAATGAAGAAGGTTCCTCGAGGAGATACGGATGTTGTTGTGGATAATATTCACAAGATCTTGTTGGAACGCTGGAAGGATAATGCAGTAGTTTCAGTGATATCAAATATTTCTCCTGTTTATCCTCTGGAAAGTGTATCTCGATGGTcagcaaaggacaaaaagaaaattagtgtaaGTAGTCCTTATCTCATCGGGGATTACAACAGGCACATGGGTGGCACTGGTAGGATGGACCAAAACATCAATTGTTACCGTATATCCATTAGAATGAAAAAGTGGTGGTGGCCTTTATTTTCTTGGGTAATTGATGCAATGATTCAGAACTGCTGGCTTCTGCATCGTGTTGATGAAAGCAACCTTCAGTAA